The Flavobacterium johnsoniae UW101 genomic interval TATAAATATTTTGCTTTTCTGAAGCTTAAAAAAACTATTTTTTTGCAAGCTGTTCTTTATAAAGCGCAAAATTGGCTTTTATCTTATCGTCCAGTTCCGGTTCTTTAATATCTGTGTACTGCTTCATTTCTTCCCAAATAATTTTGGCTACAATATAACGCGCCATATCTTTATCATCGGCCGGAATAATGTACCATGGGGCATGTTCTTTAGAAGTTTCATTTATAGCTTCTTCGTAATACTTTTGATATTCATCCCAATGTCCACGCTCTTTAAGATCGCCCGGAGAGAATTTCCAATTGTGTTTTCCTTCTTCTAAACGGCGTAATAAACGCTGACGCTGTTCTTCTTTACTTAAGTTCAGAAAAAACTTCATGACAATAGTTCCGTTTTCGGCAATATGCTTTTCGAAGTTATTGATTTGTTCAATTCTATTTTTCCAGAATTTAGGTTTAATATCGTCAACAGAATTAATTCCGGGTAAATTCTCTGCCAAAATATATTCCGGATGCACACGTGTTACCAATACATTCTCATAATGCGTACGGTTAAAAATGGCAAACTTTCCTTTTTCCGGCAGGGCAATATAATGACGCCATAAATAGTCGTGTTCCAGTTCTGAAGAATTTGGCGTTTTAAAACTATGCACCACAACTCCGCGCGGATTAAATTCTTTAAAAACTTCCCTGATTAAACTGTCTTTCCCGGAAGTATCCATTCCCTGCAGACAAATTAAAACAGCATATTTATTGTGTGCATACATTACATCCTGCAAATCACTCAATTTCGCCTGGACTTTGTCTAATTTTTCTTCTTTTTCATCAGCATCAGCATCGACTTTTAATAAAGTAGGAAGTTTACTTAATTTGATTTTGTCAGTAACTTTAAAATCTTTCGGATCTATTGATTTCATATTTTTC includes:
- a CDS encoding PPK2 family polyphosphate kinase; protein product: MKSIDPKDFKVTDKIKLSKLPTLLKVDADADEKEEKLDKVQAKLSDLQDVMYAHNKYAVLICLQGMDTSGKDSLIREVFKEFNPRGVVVHSFKTPNSSELEHDYLWRHYIALPEKGKFAIFNRTHYENVLVTRVHPEYILAENLPGINSVDDIKPKFWKNRIEQINNFEKHIAENGTIVMKFFLNLSKEEQRQRLLRRLEEGKHNWKFSPGDLKERGHWDEYQKYYEEAINETSKEHAPWYIIPADDKDMARYIVAKIIWEEMKQYTDIKEPELDDKIKANFALYKEQLAKK